A region from the Hydrogenimonas sp. genome encodes:
- a CDS encoding glycosyl transferase, group 1, producing the protein MKILFITDNFPPEVNAPATRTFEHCKEWVKLGAEITVITCAPNFPHGKLYSGYKNRLYSVEMMEGIKVVRVWSYISANKGFAKRVLDYISFAHSAFWAGLFQKCDIIVATSPQFFTTWAGWALSKVKRRPWIFELRDLWPESIKTVGAMKQGKAIELLEQIELGLYRSCDRVVAVTDAFKENLVERGIDPEKIEIVTNGSNLELFYPRGKDDEIVKRYGLEGKFVVGYIGTHGMAHSLDFIVKSLKRVEDPDFLFLFIGDGAMKKEVVSLAKELELENTLFLDPVSKEEVPRYLSCIDLSLAPLKKSDTFKTVIPSKIFEASAMQKPTLLGVEGQAQKIIEKYGAGLAFEPENEDDFIEKLYRLKRDRELYKRAQRGCEALAKDFDRKRLAGKMFSILEKRAAERGDFKCEAKR; encoded by the coding sequence GTGAAGATTCTTTTTATAACCGACAACTTTCCACCGGAAGTGAACGCACCCGCCACCCGCACATTCGAACACTGCAAAGAGTGGGTGAAGCTGGGGGCCGAAATTACCGTTATCACCTGCGCCCCCAACTTTCCGCACGGCAAGCTCTACAGCGGATACAAAAACCGGCTCTACAGTGTCGAGATGATGGAGGGCATAAAGGTAGTAAGGGTCTGGAGCTACATCAGCGCGAACAAAGGCTTCGCGAAGCGTGTACTAGACTATATCAGTTTCGCCCACTCGGCCTTCTGGGCAGGCCTTTTCCAGAAGTGCGACATTATCGTCGCGACATCTCCGCAATTCTTTACCACCTGGGCGGGATGGGCGCTTTCGAAAGTGAAGAGAAGGCCCTGGATTTTCGAGCTTCGGGATCTCTGGCCCGAGTCGATAAAAACGGTAGGGGCGATGAAACAGGGAAAGGCTATAGAGCTGCTGGAGCAAATAGAGCTTGGGCTATACAGGAGTTGCGACAGGGTGGTGGCGGTTACCGATGCTTTCAAAGAGAACCTCGTTGAAAGAGGAATAGATCCGGAAAAGATAGAGATAGTCACCAACGGATCGAACCTGGAGCTCTTCTACCCTCGCGGGAAGGATGATGAAATAGTGAAACGCTACGGGCTGGAGGGAAAGTTTGTCGTTGGCTACATCGGTACTCACGGCATGGCACACAGTCTCGACTTTATCGTGAAATCTCTGAAAAGGGTGGAAGATCCCGATTTTCTCTTCCTATTCATCGGTGACGGAGCTATGAAAAAGGAGGTGGTCTCTCTTGCGAAGGAGCTCGAACTTGAGAACACCCTCTTTTTGGACCCGGTTTCCAAAGAGGAGGTTCCGCGCTATCTATCGTGCATCGATCTCTCTTTGGCCCCTTTGAAAAAGTCGGATACCTTCAAAACGGTTATTCCGTCCAAGATCTTCGAAGCATCGGCAATGCAGAAGCCGACACTTCTCGGAGTGGAGGGCCAGGCTCAGAAAATCATCGAAAAATATGGTGCTGGTCTCGCATTCGAGCCGGAAAACGAAGATGACTTCATAGAAAAGCTCTACAGGCTCAAAAGGGACCGTGAACTCTATAAGAGGGCCCAAAGAGGGTGCGAAGCACTAGCCAAAGATTTCGACAGAAAGAGGCTGGCCGGAAAGATGTTCAGTATACTTGAAAAGAGAGCGGCCGAAAGAGGCGACTTCAAATGTGAGGCTAAGAGATGA
- a CDS encoding heparinase II/III-like produces MRRVMDISEPIRLFNTVRYLKAKQIYYRLYYTLSKKIKSALEIRPAYRIEVSGTPLKLHKSVVPESSYSGEKEFTFLNLSKRFENEIDWNFPGYGKLWTYNLNYFDFLMQEDMSRETGIELIKEFISDIENIKDGLEPFPISLRGINWIKFISKHKIEDREIDASLRAQYEILKKHPEYHLLGNHLLENGFSLLFGAFYFRDEKLYKKAKEILEGELEEQILEDGAHFELSPMYHQIMLYRVLDCINLLKHNDFGKGGLLELFIQKASVMLGWLENMKLPDGSIPLLNDSALKIAPTVKQLEEYANSLGVEPLRKPLGDSGYRVFEKGRYTIVVDIGRIGPDYIPGHAHSDTFSFVLYVDGKPLIVDTGTSTYETNERRFIERSTAAHNTVVLDGLEQSEVWGGFRVARRAYVHDRVESENFIRASHDGYRSRLNAIHEREFVFNENSIKISDRIVSDRPHDARFYLHFHPDADPALIEGTIVCSNAVLSVKSADIGLSDYFYAPEFNRVEKAVVAELSFKKEMEIEIIL; encoded by the coding sequence TTAGACTGTTCAACACGGTTCGTTACCTCAAAGCGAAACAGATATACTACAGACTCTACTATACGCTTTCGAAAAAGATAAAAAGCGCGCTGGAAATCAGGCCCGCATACAGAATCGAAGTTTCCGGCACTCCTTTGAAGCTGCATAAGAGCGTAGTTCCGGAGTCATCGTACAGCGGCGAAAAAGAGTTCACCTTTCTGAATCTTTCGAAACGGTTCGAAAATGAAATAGATTGGAACTTTCCCGGTTACGGGAAGCTCTGGACCTACAATCTCAACTATTTCGATTTCCTGATGCAGGAGGATATGAGCCGCGAAACTGGGATTGAGCTCATTAAAGAGTTCATTTCCGATATTGAAAATATAAAAGACGGACTGGAGCCCTTTCCAATCTCTTTGAGGGGGATCAACTGGATCAAGTTCATCTCGAAACACAAGATCGAAGATAGAGAGATAGACGCCTCTTTGCGGGCACAGTATGAGATTTTGAAAAAGCACCCGGAGTATCATCTACTGGGAAACCATCTGCTCGAAAACGGTTTTTCGCTCCTTTTCGGAGCCTTCTATTTCAGAGATGAAAAGCTCTACAAAAAGGCGAAAGAGATATTGGAGGGAGAGCTTGAAGAGCAGATACTAGAAGACGGTGCGCACTTCGAACTTAGTCCGATGTACCACCAGATAATGCTTTATAGGGTGCTGGACTGCATAAATCTTCTAAAGCACAACGACTTCGGCAAGGGCGGGCTTCTGGAACTCTTCATACAGAAGGCCTCGGTTATGCTCGGCTGGCTTGAAAATATGAAACTTCCGGACGGCAGCATACCGCTGCTGAACGACAGTGCGCTGAAGATCGCCCCAACCGTGAAGCAGCTGGAAGAGTATGCGAATTCGCTCGGCGTGGAGCCTCTGCGAAAACCGCTTGGAGATTCCGGCTACAGGGTCTTTGAAAAAGGGAGATACACCATAGTCGTAGATATAGGCAGAATCGGCCCAGACTACATACCTGGCCATGCACACAGCGACACCTTCTCTTTCGTTCTCTACGTCGACGGTAAGCCTCTGATAGTCGATACCGGTACATCCACTTACGAGACAAACGAACGACGCTTCATAGAGAGGTCTACAGCCGCACACAATACGGTCGTGCTCGACGGCTTGGAGCAGAGTGAGGTATGGGGCGGATTCAGGGTTGCGCGAAGAGCATATGTACACGACAGGGTAGAGAGCGAAAACTTCATCAGGGCCTCACATGACGGATACAGAAGCAGGCTGAACGCGATCCATGAAAGAGAATTCGTTTTTAATGAAAATAGTATTAAAATTTCGGACAGAATTGTTTCGGACAGACCTCATGACGCCCGGTTTTATCTCCATTTTCACCCGGATGCCGACCCGGCGCTAATAGAGGGTACGATTGTCTGTTCAAACGCGGTCTTATCGGTAAAGAGTGCCGATATTGGGCTGTCGGACTACTTTTACGCTCCAGAGTTCAACAGGGTAGAAAAGGCGGTTGTAGCTGAACTTTCATTTAAAAAAGAGATGGAGATAGAGATTATCTTATGA